The Phoenix dactylifera cultivar Barhee BC4 chromosome 12, palm_55x_up_171113_PBpolish2nd_filt_p, whole genome shotgun sequence genome has a window encoding:
- the LOC103697097 gene encoding scarecrow-like protein 9: MIMGTGIRDLRARTSGFEFDQLFSTASFKSEALPMVDKNSFIDLPNFSFDPTLSAPTPSVPTTDATTSSSSAPSAEADSAEDAEIFSDIVLNYISEMLMEEDMDDKFEQFQEHPALLAAEKPFYDILAENFSPPPDQPPLHSNRSPESPDDGANNHYGSSSSSNGVVGDSGSWLFDSLEHQHLQSHPVSFDYSSQSSFSSANSVGNIVEAGSLPKTAALPDFLTQSQPAWEQFRRGVEEARRFLPGEHKLVIDLGANGFSLPQEPKRENELVEVKAEKEEREHPSQGSRGRKNPHSEDLELVEGRRSNKQTAVFPEQTVRTEMFDMILLSNEACTRGRSELRAAMEKEAGKSPQSNQSRGSGGGRGRGKRQPKKEVVDLRTILVHCAQAVATDDRRNASELLKQIRQHSGPHGDATQRLAHYFADGLEARLAGTGSQIYNSLVAKRICAADILKAYHLFMAACPFKKISHFFSNQTILDVAEKATRVHIVDFGIYYGFQWPCFLQRLSSRPGGPPSLRITGIDLPQPGFRPTERIEETGRRLADYCRSFGIPFEYHAMAAKWETIRVEDLNIDKDEVLIVNCLYRLRNLMEETVVADSPRNKVLNTIRKMNPDVFIHGIVNGCYGAPFFVTRFREALFHFSALFDMLETNVPREDAQRQLIERDLFGREVLNVISCEGLERVERPETYKQWLVRNLRAGFAQLPLKPDIVKKARDKVKACYHKDFVVDEDSGWLLQGWKGRIIYALSTWKPNHAS; the protein is encoded by the coding sequence ATGATTATGGGTACGGGCATCCGTGACTTGCGAGCCAGGACGAGCGGATTCGAATTCGATCAGCTCTTCTCCACGGCCAGCTTCAAATCAGAAGCGCTACCCATGGTAGATAAGAACAGCTTCATCGACCTcccgaatttttcctttgatccaACCCTCTCTGCTCCGACGCCCTCCGTTCCCACCACCGATGCCACCACCTCATCCTCTTCGGCTCCATCCGCGGAGGCGGATTCCGCGGAAGACGCGGAGATTTTCTCCGACATAGTCCTCAACTACATTAGCGAGATGCTCATGGAGGAGGACATGGATGATAAGTTCGAGCAGTTTCAAGAGCATCCAGCTCTTCTAGCTGCAGAGAAGCCCTTCTATGATATTCTTGCAGAGaatttctctcctcctcctgaTCAGCCACCACTACATTCCAACCGTAGTCCGGAGAGTCCTGATGATGGTGCCAATAACCACTACGGGAGTTCCAGTAGCAGTAACGGTGTGGTGGGAGACAGCGGTAGCTGGCTCTTTGATTCACTCGAGCATCAGCATCTACAGTCACACCCTGTTTCTTTTGATTACTCCTCTCAGTCTTCGTTTTCCTCCGCAAATAGCGTCGGCAACATCGTAGAAGCTGGCTCTCTGCCAAAGACAGCTGCGCTCCCTGATTTCCTTACTCAGAGCCAGCCCGCTTGGGAGCAGTTtaggaggggagtcgaggaggcgcGCAGGTTCCTGCCTGGCGAACATAAGTTGGTGATTGATCTGGGGGCTAATGGCTTCTCTCTGCCTCAAGAACCGAAGCGAGAGAACGAATTGGTGGAGGTCAAGgcggagaaggaagaaagggagcATCCGTCTCAGGGGTCAAGGGGCCGGAAGAATCCTCATAGCGAGGATTTGGAGTTggtggaggggaggaggagcaatAAACAGACGGCTGTCTTCCCCGAGCAGACCGTTCGGACGGAGATGTTCGACATGATTTTGCTGTCGAACGAGGCGTGCACGAGAGGTCGTTCGGAGCTTCGAGCTGCGATGGAGAAGGAAGCAGGCAAGAGCCCTCAGAGCAACCAATCCAGAGGATCCGGGGGTGGAAGGGGTCGCGGGAAGAGGCAGCCCAAGAAGGAGGTTGTGGATCTTAGAACGATCCTCGTCCACTGCGCTCAGGCTGTCGCAACCGACGACCGCCGGAACGCCAGCGAATTACTGAAGCAGATCAGACAGCACTCTGGCCCTCACGGAGATGCGACTCAGAGGCTGGCCCACTACTTCGCCGACGGGCTTGAGGCTCGCCTCGCCGGTACGGGGAGCCAGATCTACAATTCTCTCGTGGCGAAGCGGATTTGTGCCGCCGACATCCTGAAGGCGTACCATCTTTTCATGGCCGCATGCCCTTTCAAGAAGATCTCCCATTTCTTCTCCAACCAGACCATTTTGGACGTGGCCGAGAAGGCGACGAGGGTGCATATCGTGGACTTCGGCATCTACTACGGCTTCCAATGGCCATGCTTTCTCCAGCGCCTTTCTTCCAGGCCTGGTGGGCCCCCGAGCCTTCGGATCACCGGCATTGACTTGCCCCAGCCGGGCTTCCGTCCAACGGAGCGGATCGAGGAGACAGGGCGCCGCTTGGCTGATTACTGCCGGAGCTTCGGCATTCCCTTCGAGTACCATGCAATGGCAGCCAAATGGGAGACCATCCGAGTTGAGGACCTCAACATCGATAAAGATGAAGTGCTCATTGTCAACTGCCTGTACCGGCTCAGGAATCTCATGGAGGAGACCGTCGTGGCGGACAGCCCGAGAAACAAGGTCCTGAATACTATAAGGAAGATGAACCCGGACGTATTCATCCATGGGATCGTGAACGGCTGCTACGGTGCTCCCTTCTTCGTCACACGCTTCCGTGAAGCGCTGTTCCACTTCTCGGCCTTGTTTGATATGCTTGAAACGAATGTGCCGCGGGAAGATGCTCAGAGGCAGCTGATCGAAAGGGACCTCTTCGGGCGGGAGGTTCTTAACGTCATCTCGTGCGAAGGCTTGGAGAGGGTGGAGAGGCCCGAGACTTACAAACAGTGGCTGGTGAGGAACCTCCGGGCCGGGTTCGCGCAGCTTCCGCTGAAGCCGGACATTGTGAAGAAAGCGAGGGACAAGGTGAAGGCCTGCTACCATAAGGATTTTGTCGTCGATGAGGATAGTGGATGGCTGCTGCAGGGGTGGAAAGGGCGCATCATCTATGCCCTCTCCACCTGGAAACCCAACCACGCTTCCTAG
- the LOC103697089 gene encoding respirasome Complex Assembly Factor 1, with the protein MKKSKSAKVQSQQQNGHVLPFKFAKLLDPEASWDKDQLGDVLHWIRQVLGLVCGLLWGAIPLVGAIWILVFLVLSSGIIYGYYAHILKIDEEEYGGHATLLQEGLFASFTLFLLAWILVYSLAHF; encoded by the exons ATGAAAAAGAGTAAATCGGCGAAGGTCCAATCTCAGCAGCAGAACGGTCACGTTCTTCCCTTCAAGTTCGCCAAGTTGCTAGATCCGGAGGCTTCTTGGGACAAG GACCAGTTGGGTGATGTTCTCCATTGGATCCGTCAAGTGTTGGGCCTTGTGTGTGGATTGCTGTGGGGTGCGATCCCTCTCGTCGGCGCAATATGGATTCTTGT ATTCTTGGTGCTATCTTCTGGTATCATCTACGGATACTATGCGCACATTCTGAAGATTGATGAGGAAGAATATGGAGGCCATGCAACTTTGCTCCAAGAAGGGCTTTTTGCATCATTTACCCTTTTTCTG CTTGCCTGGATTTTGGTATACAGCTTGGCACATTTCTAA